The Herbiconiux sp. SALV-R1 nucleotide sequence TGCCGATCGCCACGTCGGGCTTGGTGCTCGACAGATAATCGCGCAGGGCCTTCATCTCACCGGCACGACCTGCTCCGGCGCTCGCCAAAGGCTTGATGCTGACACCGTCGATCGTCGGCTCGCCCTCGCGTGACCGCAGCAGCACGACTTCGACGCGGTCGCCGCGAGCGGCAACCTCCTGCGCCCACATCTTGGTGACGAACTCTGCGCCACCGCCCACCAGGGAGGGGAGCACGAAGACGATCGTGCGGCTCACCGCAATTCCTCCATCGCGGGCGTCTCGCGGCCCAGAACGAAGGGCACGAGGATTGTGGCCTTGAGCAGCTCGACGGAGGCGATCGCATCAGCCGATGCGACGTCGTTGACGCGACGCACCGCATCCGCCGTGCTGGCCGGCGTGCGCTCGGCGATACGCGTGCCGTTGACACCCTCGACCACGAGCCCGTTCGGTTCCCCACCCGCCGTGGTGACGACGGGCAGCCCACAGGCGAGCGACTCGACCACCGCCCGCGGGAAGCCCTCGTGGTGCGAGGTCATCAGCAGCGCCGAGTGGCGGCGGAGGTAGTCGGAGACGCTCCGCTTCTCGACCGGACCCACCACATCGATCCGGTCTGAGATGCCCAGCTCCGAGGCGAGGTCCTTGGTTTTCTGCAGGAGCGACCCGCCGCCGAGCATGGTCAGCGTGTAGTCGGGGCCGGCTTCACTCAGGGCGCGGACGGCGAGAAGGGGATCCTTCGTCTCCTCGAACCGTCCCACCCAGAGCAGGTCGGTGCGCTTGCTTTCGGCACTCGATTCGGCTGGGTAGAAGTACTCGTCGTCATACCAGGTCGGCGAGAACCGCACCGTGTCACCCCACTGGCTGAGGCGCTTCGCCGCAGCACTGTTGAAGATGACGACATCAGAGCACTCGCGAACCGCGCGCTTCTCGAGAAAGCGGAACAGACCGGTGAACTTCTTGAAGTACGACTCGTTGCCCAGCTTGATGCTGTCGTCGCCGTCGTTGTGGATGAACTGCACGTGATTCGGCTTGCGGAAGAAACGCCGTACCGCGAACCCCGTGGTTATGCGGTGGGTCTGCAGAGTGTCGGGTTTGATCTTCTTGCGGTACTTCCAGACCCCCCAGACGAGCTGGGCGATGTGCGGCACCCTGGGGCGCATGACGGTGTTGTCGGCGCGGTAGACGGGCAGGAACTGCACGCTGCGGCCGTCGAGCATCTCGGTTCGCCACTCGCCGATGATTGCGTCGCCAACCGCGTCCACTCCCACGATGAAGAGGTCCATGTCGTCGGGCCGATACTTGATCAGACCCCGGATGCAGGTGTCGACGCCCCCGGGCTTCGACCTCCGTGGGTCGATCGGCTCGATCAGCACGCGATTCTCATTCACGAGACAGTCTCCATTCTTGGCTTCGTGATGGAGATCCCGGCCGTCTCCGACCATCCCCGTCGGTCGTCGACAGGCAACATCCTACCGGCCCACCGTCGTCAACGTCGTTGGCCCCGACCCGTGATCATGCGCAAGACATCCCCGGCCCCAGTGACGATCCGACGCGCACGATCGCGGAAGAGCGCCCAGGTCGAGTCCGGCATGGAGGGATGCTCCTGCATGTAGAGGTCGCGCGGCGGCCAGATAACGAGAGCAAGTTCCTTCGGCCACAGGTACCACGGCACGTCTTCGAGGTAGGTTAGCCACTGGCCGGCTCGCGACGAGCCAGTTCCCCTCCAGCGCCACGCCCGCAGGCGCTTCGGCGACACCGGTAGGCCGCTAACCCGTGGAGCAGCGAGGGACTCCAGCAAGGGGCCAAGCGTCTGCGTGCTTCCCGTTGCCGCTGCGACGCGGGCCAGGGAATCGATGACCTCCACCCGGCCGCGCAGACGGTCACTCAGGTAGGCGAGTTCGCTGATGTTGCGAGGATTGTCGGGTTTACGGAGCGAGTGCAGACCGAGGATGGCGGAGCTGCCCACCTCGTCGGCGGCAACGACATCAACGCCCGCGATTGATAGCTCGGTGCGTCGGCGCCAGAGCTCCTCGAACACGACGTCGTCATCGGCGAGAAAACCGGGGAAGCGCACATGCACGTCGATGTCGCAGGGCCAGTCGTCGTGGATGAGGGTCAGCGAGTGCACACTGATCTTCTTATAGACCCACACCGGTCCGCGTTCATGCCAGCCTGCCGAGGCGAGTTCCGTGAGCAGGTCGGCGAATCGCGAGCTTTCGACAAGGACGTCGACATCAGCATAAATGCGCGGGGCACGGATGCCGTGAAGCTCGGCAACAACCCCCTTAATTACAAGTAGCCTAATGTCAAGGCGACGGGCACGCGAGCTTACTAACGCAGCCGCCAGCGGAACCGCGGCCGCGCTCGATAAGGCGGCAGCAGCTAGCCCGCCTCCTTGCCGCGCGGCGTCGTCCGAGCTCATGGGGCAAGGCTATCGCACCCAAAATCTGCCACATCCGATGCCCTGCTAACCTTGCCGCATGGCAGCGGATCTCCCCTCGAGCGATTCTGCCGTGTGGTGCCGGAGGTCCGATATCGCGTTCGTGGAAGAAGCCAGCGGGGTGGTTGTGCTGCCGCTGTCTGCTGGCAATCCTGTGCCGCTGAGTTTGGAGAACTCTGCATGGGAAATTTGGAAATGCATCGATGGGGTTAGTCCGCTGAGAGATATCCTGCGCGACCTTGCACATTTGTACGGCACCAGCACTGCTGCTCTTCAGCCCCAAGTGACCGGATTTCTGGTCGACTTAGAACGTCGGGGCCTCGTTAGGCGGCTCTAACAATTTCCAATGGGCGGACGAGCTTCAGTACGTCAGAGTGTTGGACTTTAGGCAAGTCGCTGCCTCTGCACCATACCGGCGCCGGGCTACGACCGCTTCGCCTCAGCGGGCCGACGCCTCAGCGCGGCCGGGAACGCGAGGAGCGAGGAGCCGTGCGACTGCGCAGCAGCTTTGACAGGGAGCGAAAGACTGATCTCTACCGGCTTCCGGCCCACACTCGTGTTGCGACGAGGCGCCATTCCGGTGTCGAACCGCGCTTCAGGCTTTCGCGTCTCCATGGTGCGGGACCTTCCGCCGCGAAGCACATCGGTAAGGTCAGTTCCCCTCACGCCGGCACTGCTACGGGATCGCTCCTGCGTCATTCTGTTCGTCATTGGCAGATCGAACCGATGCGCACTGGACGCCGAATTTAGTGATTCTTCTCTCCGCGGCAAACTCAGAAGCAGGGATTCGGCCATCGGCCGCTTCCGCGACTTCGCCGTCGCCCTTTCCGCTAAGAGAGCCGAGATATCGAGAGCGTGCGGCGTGGCATGATCGCGCCGGCCGTTGCCGCTCGCCACTGATAAATTCTCCCGGCGTTCTGTATGGCTGATCGACCACCGTAGCCGAGCCGTCCTCCATCGAGAAACGACAAAGGAGGAAATCGCGGCCAGGACCACGAGACCGGCTGCAGATCCACCGAGGACCAGCGGCATAAGGTCACGAGCCGCGCCACTGGATGGCGGGTAAAATGGAGCGAATATATCTACAGCTGGAATCGGGGTGGGGCTCGGCGTCGGCGTGATAGTCGGGGTCGGGGCGACAGGAATGACTACTTCCTCTTCCTGCTCCGAGTCGTCGACGAACCCATCGTCCACGAATTCATCCGGGTCTTCGACTACGGGCGGCGCAGGCTCCTCCACTGGCGGAACTTCCGGCTGTGGATCCGTGGTTGGGACCGGCTCGGGTTGGGGTTCGGTAGTCGGTTCCGGCTCCGGCTCCGGTTCCGGTTCCGGCACCGTCGTCGGCTCCGGCTCAGGCTGGGGATCAGGGTCCGTGACCACCGGCGGGAGCGGGATTGGCTCAATAGGGATGCCTGGCGGCTCGACTGACGAGAGAGAGATGGCGCTTGCGAAAGGTTGCGCAATAAACTCGCCATCGCTGCTGTCGGTGTTCGCGTAGGCGGGAACCGGTGGGACGGCACCGAGCGCTATCGCCCCCGCGGCTACTGCAATAAAGCAAAGCGCTAGCACAGCCTTCATTTAGCCCCCGTAGAAGAAACGTCCGCGTCATTCTACGCGCGGTCTAGGGATCAGAGCCTACAAGAGACGGGCGAGAGAACGGCGCTTTTCGTCGTTAGATCACGACGCACGAGGGTGGTAGTCGATCGCAGGGCATGACGTTTGATTCGAGCCAGCCTGATGAGTATGAAACAATCAGCCTGGGGGTACCGGCTCAGCGCCCTTGGCGAAGCCGAGTCGTTCCGCCAAACCCGGTCGGCAACGAGAGGCATTCAAGCGTGACGCTACAAGACTACATTCGCGTTCTCCGCAAGGGCTGGGTCCTGATAGTCGTTGGGCTCCTGCTTGGAATCGCGTTGGGGTCCGCACTTGCTATCATCGCCACCCCCAAGTATCAGTCGCAGACCAAGATCTTTGTTTCGGTTCAGACCACAGATTCGACTAGCACGGGCGAGCTGGTGCAGGGCAACAGCTACGCGCAGCAGAAGGTGCAGTCGTACTTGGCCGTGGTGACCAGCCCCTCCGTTCTCGACCCCGTCATCGACGAACTCGGCCTCGATACCACAGCTGCATCACTTGAGAATCAGATCTCCGCATCCTCAACTACCGGAACGGTAATCATTTCCATAACGGCAACCGATCCAGATCCTCAGCAGGCAGCGAACATCGCCAACGCTACGGCTAATAGTTTCCAGAACGTCGTGGTGGACGAACTGGAAAGACCGTCTGATGGCGGCCCCAGCCTGGTAAAGGTGCAGACAATTCAGCCTGCAGAGCCGTCGTCGCAACCGTCGAGCCCCAATCTTGCGCTGAACATCGGCATTGGCGCCGTTCTGGGTTTGATCATCGGAGTGGGCGGAGCGGTCCTGCGATCCACACTGGACACGCGGGTGCACGGTCGCCATGACATCGAAGCACTGACAGATGTGCCAATCTTGGGCGGCACCACGTACGACGCGGAGTCGACTAAGCACCCGCTCATCGTTCACACCGACCCTCGCAACCCGCGCGCTGAGTCCTTCCGGGGGCTGCGCACGAATTTACGGTTTGTGAACGTTGACCAAGATAACCGTGCGTTTGTGGTCACTTCATCCATTCCGGGCGAAGGAAAGAGCACTACCACGGCGAATCTGGCGCTCGCCCTCGCCGAGACCGGCGCTCGTGTGGTCCTCGTTGACGCAGATCTTCGCCTCCCGAAGCTTGCCGAGTACATGGGGCTTGAAGGAGCAGTGGGCCTCACCGACGTCTTGATCGGTCGAGCGGCGCTGGCGGACGTCCTTCAGCGATGGGGCAATAAAGACCTCTTTGTACTCCCAGCTGGCCAGGTGCCTCCCAACCCGAGTGAGCTACTCGGGTCCGAGGCGATGGTGGGTCTGCTAGCGGCCCTCAACGAGCAGGTCGATTACGTGCTGCTCGACTCTCCTCCGTTGCTGCCCGTAACGGATGCTGCGGTGCTGAGCAACCTTACGGCGGGCGCGATCGTTGTTGCCGCTGCCGGCAAAGTCAAGAAAACGGAGGTGGTTGGCGCAATCCGCAACTTGAATCAGACCAATAGCAAGGTCATTGGCATTGTGCTCACGATGCTTCCGAGCAAGGGTCCGGATGCCTATGGCGGAACCGAATATAGCTACTACGGAGGAAGCCATGAGCCGGCCGAGGTGATGCCGAAGTCTCGCCCCCGTCGCGGCCGTAAATAGTGGTGCCCTTCGTGACCTCGCATCGACGAATCGGACGTCGAAGTGGCAAAAAGCACTAACCCGAACTCGGCGCGGACTATGAGGCGCGTGCTGGCCGCCATCGCTATCGGATCGTTTCTCGTTGTCGATGCTGTCTTGATAGTGACTGCCGCGTCCGTCGGATCAGACACTCCGGCCTCCTCTGTTGCTCCGTTTGGCGGGCCCACGCGTTCTCCGGTTCCCTCGGCAAACGCTGACGGCTTACAGACCCCGCTCAAACCCGCGACCCGGTTGATTACGGTTTTCGACGACCAGTCGGCGTGGCGCGCATCCGTCGCAGGCTGCCCGCGAGCGGACGTCCTGGTCGAGCACTCCGTCGACGGAGGCGGAAGTTGGGATGGCTTTGATCTCGGGACTGCAGGTGGATTGTCTTCGCCCTTATCGCTCGAGTCAACCGCCGATCCCTCAACAGTATTCATGATCGCCCGCGACAAGACCGACTGCCGCGCGACATGGGTGGGGACAACGGACGGTGGGGCAGCCTGGGCCGCCTACCCCGATAGGACGGCTACGGCCTGGTTCATCGAGCCAACTAACAACGCCGCCGTGAACACACCTGCGGGAATCAGAACGTCGCCTTGCGCACAGGCTGTCAGTTTGGCTTCACGCAATGATTCATCAGCTGCGGTGCTTTGCTCCGATGGTTCAATTCATACGACTACCGACGTCGGCGCGACATGGACTCAAGGGCCGTCTGTGGCTCGAGCCGAGGCAATCGGCGCGGGTCTGGATGGCTATCTGATTGCTGGAAGGTCTGATGAAGCAGCATGCACGGGTGTGTTCATCTCGGGAATCGACGAACAGCCTGGAGGGCCCGCGAGTCCGGTGTCGACTTGTGTTGAAACTGGTAATAGCAGCACCGAGATTGCGCTATCAGGTAAGGGGTCGGTGATTTGGCTGTGGGCCGGAGCAACTGTACTTCGCTCGACAGACAGTGGCGCGACCTGGGGCTGATTTTCATCGCGAAAGTGGGAAGCGAGACGCGCCTATCACGTAGCCCGGTTGTCAGGACTTGGGTGGGTCGGATTCGGCAAACACCTTTCGCTTCCCAATGACGACCCCCCATTCATCCCTCCTTTGGGCCCGTTCGCGTTCGGCCCGCATCCTCGACGAATACATGCACCGCAGCCACATATGCTGACGGCCGACTTGGATATAAATGAATCGCTGGTGGACCTGACCGGCGATGATCATTAGACGTTGCTACTCGCGGGACGAGACTTCGTCTCCAAGATCTCGCTTGCCGACGTCCTCGCGAAATCGAACGGTCGCACCGCGCACGAAGAGACTCCTGTCGACCATTTCCCCTTAGCGAGATGCGCGGCCGCGGTGTCGTGACTGAATCCATTGGGCGCGAGCAGTTTCCGCGCGTTCGAGCTGTTGGGGGAGGCAGCTCCAGCTACATTCGGCGACGCTTCCTTACACGGAGGACGACCTGGGTCAGTACAACTAGTACGCGCCGCTACTGGCAAACACTGCCCGAACCGTGCGGAGCAGAATAATGAAGTCACCTACCATCGACCAGTTTTCTACGTAATAAAGATCCAGGCGAACCGAGTCCTCCCATGAGAGGTCGGAACGACCACTGACTTGCCATAGGCCCGTGATGCCGGGCTTCATCAGGAACCGTCGGTGTACGTGCGACTCATACAGGTCGACCTCCCGCTGTAGCGGCGGCCGTGGCCCAATCAACGACATGTCACCCCGCAGAACGTTGAATAGTTGCGGCAGCTCATCGAGGCTGAACTTTCGGAGCACACGGCCTACGGCCGTCACGCGCGGATCGTCCTTCATTTTGAAAAGCACCGCGTTGCCTTCGGTGCGATTCGAGTGCTCAAGGTCTTTGATGAGAGCGTCCGCGTCGGTCACCATGGAACGAAACTTCAACATACGGAACGGTGACCCGTTTAGGCCGACGCGTTCTTGTTTGAACAGCACGGGCCCCGGGGTGCTAAGTCTCACGACCACAGCGATGGTTAGGAGGACTGGCGCCGACAAGACGATCAACAGCGCCGAGGCCACGATGTCGAAAATGCGCTTTTGATAACGTTTGAACCCTTCGTAGCGGGGTGTTTCGACGTGGATGAGAGGCAACCCGGCCACCGGTCTGGTGTGGATGCGGGGCCCCCCGATATCCGTCAGACTAGGTGCCACAACGAGATGCTGCCGGCCTGGCTCAAGAGACCAGCTGAGCTCCCGAATTTTGTCAGGCGATAGTTCGTCAGAGCTAGTGATCACGATGGTGTCGGCGCCCGTTGCCTCTATGGCAAAACCCACTCGGTCGACGCTGCCCGCGACCGGGATGTTCGTTCCAGGAATGTAGTCGGCGACACGACCGCTCGGCACACATGCTCCCACCACGTGGTACCCGGCTTGGGGGTGCCGGGCCAGTTCCGTTGCAGTGTGGAGGACTGACACTTCCGATCCGACAAGTAGCACCTGGGCTGAGTACTCCCCACGCGCCCGTCGCCGATTCAACCATTGCCGCCAGCCCCATCTCGCCGCCAGAAGTGCGAGGGTTCCGAGTGGAAGGGCCACGATGAAGTAGCCACGACTGAAGTCGATCTTGAGAAGGAACGCCACAATTGCGAGTACTCCGAAGATACGCAGGCTGGCATCAACCACCGACCTGTACTCTGCGGTCCCGGTCCCAACGAGTCGATCACTGCGAGAGCCATAGATCCCGAGGATTGCGGTCCAACAGACTGTGAGAATGACAGAAACGACCGTGTAACTAATGGCGAGGAAGTCCAGGTTACCGCGGAAAGCAACTCCGTCCGCCGAGGCACCGAACCACAGCACTTGAGTCGCGGTCACCGCAATGGCGATGACAACGAAGTCTGTTAATGCCAATCGCCTGCTGTAGGCCAACCGCCAGTCATGCTCGGCCACCACTGTCTCAGGCCGACGAGTCTCAGCCGTCATCACAAGCTCCCCCTAAGCGCTTCACCAATGCCACAAACCGTTGATTCTCAGGCGAGAGCCTCATCACTTCACGAGGGCACCCGCGGGATTTGCAATGAGACGCAAGGCACGAACGACCTGCGCCACGGCGGGGGCGATCTCTGCACCCGATTGCTGGTATGTAGCCTCATCGCGCCGATAGGGGTCGATGACGTCGTCATCATCGGCTAACGCGGGAGGCCCGATCACGGCTTTCTGCGCCATCAACCGCTGTAAGACCCCATCCAGTCGATCTCGGAGGGAATCGCCCACGGCCGCGGCGCGGATCTCATCGTCGGGAAGCGTCTCCGCCAGCCGCGCGAATTCCCGAATGGTGAAGGCTCTCCGAATTTTCGACGGGGCGAGCTGCACGGCTTGACTGCGATGCGACCGCGACAGAGCAAGAACTAGGTCAGTTTCGTCAACGATGGGCTCAGTGAGGTAGCGAGCTTGGTGGGAACCAGGATCCACGCCGAACTGATGCGCGAGCGCCTGGGCCGGTTCCGGCATAGGGTCGCCGTCGCGCGCCACCGTCCCAGCGCTAGACACCGAGATCCCAGGAATGTCCTGCACGCCTTCGGCGATCATCAGCTCGGCGAGAGGAGAGCGGCAGATGTTCCCGGAACAAACCGTGAGCACTCGAATCTGATCCATGCTGTTCGCTCCCAACCACATTGGTTCGTCGACGAGATTCTACGTGACGCGACAGCAAGCAACTGACGTCGATAACCACCAGATCGCCCCGGCCCGTAGAATAAGGCGAATCGCACGGTACTCCGCGCGTGTCATGGGGAATACGGGAGACTCGCTCCTGACGAATCGAGGATTAGATGGAGCTTCGCTCGTATCTTCCAGTGCTGCGAGCGCACTGGCTTGCAATCGTGCTGATCACACTCCTTGGCGGGGCCGTAGCCTTCGGGTGGACGTTGCTGCAGCCGAAGATTTACTCCGCCGATTCGAGCGGGTACGTCACTGCGGGCTCAAATTCTGATACCGGCAACGCTCTCGTGGGCGACAATCTTGCTCAGTCGAAGGTGAAGTCGTACATCGATATTGGAACTTCGCGTGCCGTGGCACAG carries:
- a CDS encoding glycosyltransferase — protein: MVGDGRDLHHEAKNGDCLVNENRVLIEPIDPRRSKPGGVDTCIRGLIKYRPDDMDLFIVGVDAVGDAIIGEWRTEMLDGRSVQFLPVYRADNTVMRPRVPHIAQLVWGVWKYRKKIKPDTLQTHRITTGFAVRRFFRKPNHVQFIHNDGDDSIKLGNESYFKKFTGLFRFLEKRAVRECSDVVIFNSAAAKRLSQWGDTVRFSPTWYDDEYFYPAESSAESKRTDLLWVGRFEETKDPLLAVRALSEAGPDYTLTMLGGGSLLQKTKDLASELGISDRIDVVGPVEKRSVSDYLRRHSALLMTSHHEGFPRAVVESLACGLPVVTTAGGEPNGLVVEGVNGTRIAERTPASTADAVRRVNDVASADAIASVELLKATILVPFVLGRETPAMEELR
- a CDS encoding PqqD family protein, with the protein product MAADLPSSDSAVWCRRSDIAFVEEASGVVVLPLSAGNPVPLSLENSAWEIWKCIDGVSPLRDILRDLAHLYGTSTAALQPQVTGFLVDLERRGLVRRL
- a CDS encoding polysaccharide biosynthesis tyrosine autokinase — protein: MTLQDYIRVLRKGWVLIVVGLLLGIALGSALAIIATPKYQSQTKIFVSVQTTDSTSTGELVQGNSYAQQKVQSYLAVVTSPSVLDPVIDELGLDTTAASLENQISASSTTGTVIISITATDPDPQQAANIANATANSFQNVVVDELERPSDGGPSLVKVQTIQPAEPSSQPSSPNLALNIGIGAVLGLIIGVGGAVLRSTLDTRVHGRHDIEALTDVPILGGTTYDAESTKHPLIVHTDPRNPRAESFRGLRTNLRFVNVDQDNRAFVVTSSIPGEGKSTTTANLALALAETGARVVLVDADLRLPKLAEYMGLEGAVGLTDVLIGRAALADVLQRWGNKDLFVLPAGQVPPNPSELLGSEAMVGLLAALNEQVDYVLLDSPPLLPVTDAAVLSNLTAGAIVVAAAGKVKKTEVVGAIRNLNQTNSKVIGIVLTMLPSKGPDAYGGTEYSYYGGSHEPAEVMPKSRPRRGRK
- a CDS encoding sugar transferase — translated: MTAETRRPETVVAEHDWRLAYSRRLALTDFVVIAIAVTATQVLWFGASADGVAFRGNLDFLAISYTVVSVILTVCWTAILGIYGSRSDRLVGTGTAEYRSVVDASLRIFGVLAIVAFLLKIDFSRGYFIVALPLGTLALLAARWGWRQWLNRRRARGEYSAQVLLVGSEVSVLHTATELARHPQAGYHVVGACVPSGRVADYIPGTNIPVAGSVDRVGFAIEATGADTIVITSSDELSPDKIRELSWSLEPGRQHLVVAPSLTDIGGPRIHTRPVAGLPLIHVETPRYEGFKRYQKRIFDIVASALLIVLSAPVLLTIAVVVRLSTPGPVLFKQERVGLNGSPFRMLKFRSMVTDADALIKDLEHSNRTEGNAVLFKMKDDPRVTAVGRVLRKFSLDELPQLFNVLRGDMSLIGPRPPLQREVDLYESHVHRRFLMKPGITGLWQVSGRSDLSWEDSVRLDLYYVENWSMVGDFIILLRTVRAVFASSGAY
- a CDS encoding low molecular weight phosphatase family protein — translated: MDQIRVLTVCSGNICRSPLAELMIAEGVQDIPGISVSSAGTVARDGDPMPEPAQALAHQFGVDPGSHQARYLTEPIVDETDLVLALSRSHRSQAVQLAPSKIRRAFTIREFARLAETLPDDEIRAAAVGDSLRDRLDGVLQRLMAQKAVIGPPALADDDDVIDPYRRDEATYQQSGAEIAPAVAQVVRALRLIANPAGALVK